In the Halalkalicoccus sp. NIPERK01 genome, one interval contains:
- a CDS encoding monovalent cation/H+ antiporter subunit D family protein, with the protein MIEGVPALLVVVPILAATLPLFLGVRYDRAGWSIGALTTTALFALALWLAVGVYTGGTVIHQLGGFPRPIGIELVADRLSALVVVLVAGISAGVLAYTRRGGPRGNSFYSAYLLLVGGLLGLSLTGDVFNMFVFLEITGLTTYALIAKGNSGESAVAALKYLIIGTVGASLYLIGVGFLFLATGTLNMIDLATAIPAAEGGYANPLVLAAFAFVFVGFAIKVALFPLHTWQPDAYQRAPDGVTPMISALVSTVSAYALFRLLYTVFTVEFLVATPYVTEIVVAFGSVSVLAGTTLAVIQTEIKRTLAYSSVSQFGLVVLAYGLANETALIGAIVHLLGHAIMKGGLFLAFGVVAAKTGARTVDEYAGLADRAPVAAGTFAVLGLALVGVPPSIGFVGKWFIAVGAVEAGIWPVAGVVFLSTMLTLAYVARLLEKMYFTPSPARGAYTPESPLATDGGGDDTADPAPNAVSAGMLGVAVLAALLAVALGFAGGVFQSMLGPFVEVVLNG; encoded by the coding sequence ATGATTGAGGGCGTCCCCGCCCTGCTGGTCGTCGTCCCGATCCTCGCGGCGACCCTGCCGCTCTTCCTCGGGGTGCGCTACGACCGGGCGGGCTGGTCGATCGGCGCGCTGACGACGACGGCGCTGTTCGCGCTGGCGCTGTGGCTCGCCGTCGGCGTCTACACGGGCGGGACGGTGATCCACCAGCTCGGCGGCTTCCCCCGCCCGATCGGGATCGAACTCGTCGCCGACCGGCTCTCGGCGCTCGTGGTCGTGCTCGTGGCCGGAATTTCGGCCGGCGTCCTCGCGTACACCCGCCGGGGCGGCCCACGGGGCAACAGCTTCTACAGCGCCTACCTCCTGCTCGTGGGCGGGCTGCTCGGCCTCTCGCTGACGGGCGACGTCTTCAACATGTTCGTCTTCCTCGAGATCACGGGGCTGACGACGTACGCGCTGATCGCCAAGGGGAACTCGGGAGAGTCGGCCGTCGCCGCGCTCAAGTACCTCATCATCGGGACCGTCGGGGCCTCGCTGTACCTGATCGGCGTGGGCTTTCTCTTCCTCGCGACGGGCACCCTGAACATGATCGATCTGGCGACGGCGATCCCCGCCGCCGAGGGCGGGTACGCGAACCCGCTGGTCCTCGCGGCGTTCGCGTTCGTCTTCGTCGGCTTCGCGATCAAGGTCGCGCTCTTTCCCCTCCATACGTGGCAGCCCGACGCCTACCAGCGCGCGCCCGACGGCGTGACGCCGATGATCTCGGCGCTCGTCTCGACCGTCTCGGCGTACGCGCTGTTCCGGCTGCTCTACACCGTGTTCACCGTCGAGTTCCTCGTGGCGACCCCCTACGTCACCGAGATCGTCGTCGCGTTCGGCTCGGTCAGCGTGCTCGCGGGGACCACCCTCGCGGTGATCCAGACGGAGATCAAGCGAACGCTCGCGTACTCGTCGGTCTCGCAGTTCGGCCTCGTGGTGCTGGCGTACGGGCTCGCGAACGAGACGGCGCTGATCGGCGCGATCGTCCACCTGCTGGGTCACGCGATCATGAAGGGCGGGCTGTTTCTCGCCTTCGGCGTCGTCGCCGCCAAAACGGGCGCCCGAACCGTCGACGAGTACGCCGGCCTCGCCGACCGCGCCCCGGTCGCGGCGGGCACGTTCGCGGTGCTCGGCCTCGCGCTGGTCGGCGTCCCGCCGTCGATCGGCTTCGTCGGAAAGTGGTTCATCGCCGTCGGCGCGGTCGAGGCGGGGATCTGGCCCGTCGCGGGCGTGGTCTTCCTGAGCACGATGCTGACGCTCGCGTACGTCGCACGCCTGTTGGAGAAGATGTACTTCACGCCCTCGCCCGCGCGGGGCGCGTACACGCCCGAGAGCCCGCTCGCGACCGACGGGGGCGGGGACGACACGGCCGATCCGGCCCCGAACGCGGTCTCCGCGGGGATGCTCGGCGTGGCGGTGCTCGCGGCGCTGCTGGCCGTCGCGCTCGGCTTCGCCGGGGGCGTCTTCCAGTCGATGCTCGGTCCGTTCGTAGAGGTGGTTCTCAATGGTTGA
- a CDS encoding proton-conducting transporter membrane subunit yields the protein MVDVASIRPLAAVLVSFLAAGAIVASYRYPNVRDGWSVIAALAKFGIVASMLPGVMDGRIYVWSLGTFVPGVEFALRADPLGMFFALLASFLWIFTAFYATGYMRGLDEPNQTRFFAAFAMSLSTALGIAFAQNLVTIFVFYELLSIATYPLVAHDEDAEARIAGRKYLAYTFFGGGVFVLAGTVLVFQMAGTVDFAAGGIPALAEAASADPWFARLAFGLLVAGFGVKAALMPIHSWLADAMVAPTPVSGLLHAVAVVKSGAFGIARVILDVYGPDVVADLGVHIPLAIVAAFTLTAASIIALRKDHLKRRLAYSTTAQLSYIVLGLSMLHPYAILGGLFHIPAHAFGKLTLFFCAGAIHVETHTDYISEMAGIGKRMPFTMAAFTVGAAGMAGIPLIAGFVSKYYMLIGGLGAGGIGVIGAEGATMSPLMGTIFSGSLILSGLLNIAYFWPIVYTAYFESENRHDAKPLLEFPMGGKPESYGVTVGRLTDGGERIEDPEHENGYAVDRFPSDHAAEDHEPDEHDEHDDHTDHGGGPPAEGWERRTPWTESTWLMLAPIAVIATGAVVLGVVPGYAVFFELAGYIVEEVTGVVVP from the coding sequence ATGGTTGACGTAGCTAGCATCAGACCGCTCGCGGCCGTCCTCGTCTCGTTTCTCGCGGCGGGGGCGATCGTCGCGTCGTATCGCTACCCCAACGTCCGAGATGGCTGGTCGGTGATCGCCGCGCTGGCGAAGTTCGGGATCGTCGCCAGCATGCTTCCCGGCGTGATGGACGGGCGGATCTACGTCTGGAGCCTCGGGACGTTCGTCCCCGGCGTCGAGTTCGCGCTCAGAGCAGATCCCTTGGGAATGTTCTTCGCCCTGCTCGCGTCGTTCCTCTGGATCTTCACCGCCTTCTACGCGACGGGCTACATGCGCGGGCTCGACGAGCCCAATCAAACGAGGTTCTTCGCCGCGTTCGCGATGAGCCTCTCGACCGCGCTCGGCATCGCCTTCGCGCAAAACCTCGTGACGATCTTCGTCTTCTACGAACTGCTGTCGATCGCGACCTACCCGCTGGTCGCGCACGACGAGGACGCGGAGGCCCGCATCGCCGGCCGGAAGTACCTCGCGTACACCTTCTTCGGCGGCGGCGTGTTCGTGCTCGCGGGCACGGTGCTGGTCTTTCAGATGGCCGGCACCGTCGACTTCGCGGCGGGCGGCATCCCCGCACTGGCCGAAGCCGCGAGCGCGGACCCGTGGTTCGCCCGCCTCGCGTTCGGCCTGCTGGTCGCCGGCTTCGGCGTGAAGGCGGCGCTCATGCCGATCCACTCGTGGCTCGCCGACGCGATGGTCGCGCCGACGCCCGTCTCGGGGCTGTTGCACGCGGTGGCGGTCGTCAAAAGCGGCGCGTTCGGCATCGCGCGCGTGATCCTCGACGTCTACGGGCCCGACGTCGTCGCGGACCTCGGGGTCCACATCCCGCTTGCGATCGTCGCCGCGTTCACGCTCACGGCGGCCTCGATCATCGCGCTGCGAAAAGATCACTTGAAACGCCGGCTCGCCTACTCGACGACCGCACAGCTCTCGTACATCGTGCTGGGGCTCTCGATGCTCCACCCGTACGCGATCCTCGGCGGGCTGTTTCACATCCCGGCCCACGCGTTCGGGAAGCTCACCCTCTTCTTCTGCGCGGGGGCGATCCACGTCGAGACCCACACCGACTACATCAGCGAGATGGCCGGCATCGGCAAGCGGATGCCGTTCACGATGGCCGCCTTCACCGTGGGCGCGGCCGGGATGGCCGGCATCCCGCTGATCGCGGGCTTCGTCAGCAAGTACTACATGCTGATCGGGGGGCTCGGCGCCGGGGGCATCGGCGTGATCGGCGCCGAGGGCGCGACGATGAGCCCGCTGATGGGGACGATATTCTCGGGCTCGCTGATCCTGAGCGGCCTCCTGAACATCGCGTACTTCTGGCCGATCGTCTACACCGCCTACTTCGAGAGCGAGAACCGCCACGACGCCAAGCCCCTCCTCGAGTTCCCGATGGGCGGGAAACCCGAGTCCTACGGCGTCACGGTGGGGCGGTTGACCGACGGGGGTGAGCGGATCGAGGACCCCGAACACGAAAACGGCTACGCTGTCGATCGGTTCCCGAGTGATCACGCGGCGGAGGACCACGAACCCGACGAGCACGACGAGCACGACGACCACACGGACCACGGCGGCGGGCCGCCCGCCGAGGGCTGGGAGCGCCGGACGCCCTGGACGGAAAGCACCTGGCTGATGCTGGCCCCCATCGCCGTCATCGCGACCGGCGCGGTCGTCCTCGGGGTCGTTCCGGGGTACGCGGTGTTCTTCGAACTGGCCGGCTACATCGTCGAGGAGGTCACCGGGGTGGTGGTGCCATGA